In Thermus aquaticus, the sequence GCAAAAGAGGAGGCCCCTTTCGGGAGAGCCGACTCCTCTCCACGCTCTTCCCCGACTCCTCCCGCTCGGGGATCAGGCCCGCGTAAGAGGCCGCCGCCTTGGCCCGGCCCCAAAGGNNNNNNNNNNNNNNNNNNNNNNNNNNNNNNNNNNNNNNNNNNNNNNNNNNNNNNNNNNNNNNNNNNNNNNNNNNNNNNNNNNNNNNNNNNNNNNNNNNNNNNNNNNNNNNNNNNNNNNNNNNNNNNNNNNNNNNNNNNNNNNNNNNNNNNNNNNNNNNNNNNNNNNNNNNNNNNNNNNNNNNNNNNNNNNNNNNNNNNNNNNNNNNNNNNNNNNNNNNNNNNNNNNNNNNNNNNNNNNNNNNNNNNNNNNNNNNNNNNNNNNNNNNNNNNNNNNNNNNNNNNNNNNNNNNNNNNNNNNNNNNGTCCAGGTGGGGCTTGCTGATGTCAATGCCTGCGCAGAGCATGGTCCTTCTCCTTTGGGTAGACTGAGGGAGGTGGCCACCCGACCCCGTGGGCCGTCCATGTGGATGCGGTCTTTGACGACCGGGATACTGTGCGGCGGGGAGGCCGGGGCGGGTGGCTACCGATCAAAGTCGCGGGCGTGGGAGCCCGGCAACATAGGCGGTAGGACCTCCCTCAGAGGGCAAGATACATGGCAACATGGGATGCCGGGGCCCCCATGCTGGCTTGGGCCAGCATGGGGTGGTATTAGGCTCCCGCCCCGGGTTGGGGCCTTTCACCGGGGGAAAGAGGGGGCAAGGGAGCGGGCAGGAGCATAAGCCTCAGCACCTCGCCCACCTCCTCCACGAAGGTGACCTCGAGGTCCTTGAGGATCTCCTCCGGCACCTCCTTGAGCTCGGGGGCGTTCTCCTTGGGGAGGATCACCTTGTAGATCCCCGCCTGGTGGGCGGCCAAAAGCTTCTCCTTGACCCCGCCGATGGGAAGGACCTTGCCCCTTAGGGTGATCTCCCCGGTCATGGCCACGTCCATGCGCACGGGGCGGCCCGTGAGGGCGCTGGCCAGGGCGGTGGCCATGGTGATGCCCGCCGAGGGGCCGTCCTTGGGCGTGGCCCCTTCGGGGACGTGGATGTGGAGGTCAAACTCCTTGTGGAAGCCCTCGGGCAGGCCCCACTCCTCCCGGTGGGCCCGGAGGTAGGTGAGGGCCGCTTGGGCGGACTCCTTCATGACCTCGCCCAGGTTTCCGGTCAGGTTCACCTTGCCGGTGCCGGGCACGGCCATGGCCTCAATGGTGAGGAGGGTGCCGCCATAGGGGGTCCAGGCCAGGCCCTGGGCCAGGCCCACCTGGGGCTCTTTCTCCGCCTTGTCGGGGCGGTACTTGGGCACGCCCAGGTAGTGCTCCAGGTCGGGGGCGTCCACCACCTTCACGCCCTCCCAGGGGGACTCCAGGAACTCCCTGGCCGCCTTACGGGCCACCTTGGAGAGCTCCCGGTCCAGGTTGCGCACCCCGGCCTCCCGGGTGTACTCCTGGACGATGCGCTCCAGGGCCCGGTCGGTGATCTCCAGCCTGCCTTCCAGCCCCGCCTCCTTCACCTGGAAGGGCCAGCGGAAGTGCCTGGCGATGGCCCGCTTTTCCTGCAGGGTGTAGCCGGGGATCTCAATGACCTCCATCCGGTCCAGAAGGGGCCTGGGAATGGTGGCGAGGGTGTTGGCCGTGGCGATGAAGAAGACCTTGGAGAGGTCGTAGGGAACGTCCAGGTAGTGGTCGGTGAAGGTGTGGTTCTGCTCGGGGTCCAGGACCTCCAGGAGGGCCGAAGCCGGGTCCCCCCGCCAGTCGGAGGAGAGCTTGTCTATCTCGTCCAGGAGGAAGACGGGGTTCACCACCCCCACCTGCTTCATCCCCTGGATGATCTTGCCGGGTAAGGCGCCGATATAAGTGCGGCGGTGCCCCCGGATCTCCGCCTCGTCCCGCACGCCGCCCAGGGAGATGCGGTGGAAGCGGCGGTTCATGCTACGGGCGATGCTCTTGCCCAGCGAGGTCTTGCCCACGCCGGGGGGCCCCACGAAGCAGAGGATGGGGGCGTGGCCCCGCACCTCCTTGCCCTGGGTGAGCTGGCGCACCGCCAGGTACTCCAGGATGCGCTCCTTGACCTCCTGGAGGCCGTAGTGGTCCTCGTCCAGGACCCGCTTGGTGATGGCGATGTCCAGGACGTCGGGGTCGGCCTCGGTCCAGGGGACCTCCAGGAGCCAGTCCAGGTAGGTGCGGCTCACCGTGGCCTCGGGGGAGCCGGGCTGCATCCTCTCCAGGCGCTTAAGCTCCTTCAGGGCCTTGTCCTTGACCGCCTCGGGCATGCCCTTCTTCTCAATGCGCTCGCGAAGCTCTTCAATCTCTGAAAGGAAGTCCTCTCCGCCCCCGAGCTCCCGCTGGATGGCCTTCATCTGCTCCCGGAGGTAGTACTCCCGCTGGTTCTGGTCCATCTGCTCCTTGACCCGGGCGGCGATCTTCTTGTCCAGCTCAAACCGCTCCAGGTCCCGAAGGAGGAGGGCCAGGACCTTCTTCAGCCGCTCCTCCACCCCGGGGGTCTCCAGGATGGCCTGCTTCTCCTCCAGAGGCCAGGTGGCGTGGTGGGCCACCAGGTCGGCTAGGACGGCGGGGTCCAGGGTGCTCCGCACGGCCTCCTGCTGGTAGCGGTCCAGGCGCAGGGTCTTGTGGTTTTGCAGGTAGCGTTCAAAGGCCTCCTGGACCTCGTTCACCAGGACCCGGGCCAGGCCGGGGTCCTCGAGGGGCGGCTCCGGGAGAACTTCGCCGATGGCCCGGAGGTAGGGGGCGGGCACGTAGGAGAGCATGCGGGCCCGGCTCCTGGCCTCCACCATGACCTGGAGGGTGCCGTCGGGGAGGCGCATGGCCTGCTTGACCACGGCCAAGGTGCCCACGGGGTAGAGGTCCTCCGGGGTGGGGTCGTCCACCTCGGGGTCCTTCTGGGTCACCAAGAAGATGTAGCGGTCGCCGCTAAGGGCCTCCTCCACCGCCCGCTTGCTCTTGGGCCGGCCCACGTCCACCCCCGTGGTGGTGTGGGGGAGGACGACGGTGTTCCTGAGGGGCAGAACAGGGAGTTCCAGGCGAAGCTCCTTCATCTAGCCCCATGATACGGGAAACCCCCGGGGCGAAGGGACCCGGGGGCACAAAGGGCTTAGAGGCCCAGGGTGACGGTGGCCACCAGGTTCTTGAAGATGAGCGCTACCTGTCCGGCGGGGAGGCCCTGGACCATGACCCCAAGCCAGATCCTGCCCTGCTGGAGGCCCTGGGTCAGCTTCTCTCCCTGGAGCTGGAGGGAGGCCGAGGCGGTGCCGTTGAAGGTGGCCCTTCCGATGGGGCCGTCTTCTGGCCCCGGAGGGCAAGCGTAGGCGTAGGTAGTTGCGAAATCCCTCAAGGCTATGCAGTTTCCATCGTTCTTTGGGTCGGTGGTCCGGGCGTAGAGGTCAAGGGTGAGGCCTAGCTTTTGGTTGGCCTCGAGGGTGCCCCGGACCACCACGTTTTTAAGGGCGCTGCCGGGGGAAGGGAAGGGGGGCGGATCGGCGGGGTAGACGATAAGGCCCATGGTGTCGGAGGCCACCGGCACCTTGACCTCCTGGGGTGGGAGAGGCACGGTAACGGTCACCGAGCAGGCGGTGAGGGCCAGGAGAAGGCCCAGTACCAGGGTTCCGCGGCGCATGGGAAAAGCATAACATAGGAGGGATGCACCGCCTTCTCTTCCTCCTCGAGGCCGAGCGGGCCCACGAGCTCACCCTGAAGGCCCTTGCCCTCTGGTCTGGGTGTGGTCCTCTGTTGGAAGTCCCCGCCCGCTTCCTCCGGGTGGAGGACCCGAGGCTAAGGGTGGAAGCCTTCGGCCTCACCTTTCCCAACCCCCTGGGCCTGGCGGCGGGCATGGACAAGGACGCCAGGGCCCTAGGCGCCTGGTGGGCTTTGGGCTTCGGCTACGCCGAGGTGGGAACCCTGACCCCTAGGCCGCAGGAGGGGAACCCCAGGCCCAGGCTCTTTCGGCTTCCCGAGGACCGGGCCCTCATCAACCGCATGGGCTTCAACAACGAGGGGGCGGAAAAGGCCGCCCAGAGGCTTCGGGCCTTCCGCGCCCGGGGTCTTCCCTTCCCGGTGGGGGTGAACCTGGGCAAGAACCGGGACACCCCCCTGGAGCGGGCCTTTGAGGACTACCTTCTCGCCCTCGAGGTCCTGGAGCCCTACGGGGACTACTTTGTCCTCAACGTGAGCTCTCCCAACACCCCCGGGCTTCGCGCCCTGCAGGAGGGGCCTTTTCTGGACGAGCTCCTCGCCCACCTCCGCCCGGCCACCCCTAAGCCCCTCCTCCTCAAGCTTTCCCCGGACCTTTCCCCGGAGGCCCTGGACGAGGCCCTTTTCCTGGCCAAAAAGCACGGCCTTCAGGGCCTGGTGGCGGTCAACACCACCACGAGCCGGGAGGGCCTGAAAAGCCCGCTGGCCCGGGAGGCAGGGGGGCTTTCGGGAAGGCCCTTGAAGAAAAGGGCCCTCGAGGTCCTGAGGCACCTGGCGGCGGGGGCGGAGAGCCTGCACCTCATCAGTGTGGGGGGGATAGAGGGGCCGCGAGATGTCTGGGAGCGCCTGAAGGCGGGGGCCAGCCTGGTCCAGGTCTACACGGGCTTCGTCTACGGGGGGCCCCTCTTTCCCCGGAAGCTTCTCAAAGGACTCCTCCGCCTCATGGAGGCGGAAGGGGTGCGCGCCCTCCAAGACCTCAGACGGTGAGCCTGCAGCTAGAAAGCTCCAGCTCCACCGGGGAGATGTGCCTATAGGCTCCGTCCCGGCGCAGGTGGAGGACCAGGAGGGTGTAGGGGTCAAAGACCACCACGTCCTTGACCCCCTGGGAGAGGTAGAAGCGGGGGGCGATCTCCAAGTCCTTGGCCTCGTAGCCCCGGCTCACCACCTCCACCACCGCCTCGGGGATCTGGGTGATGGCCTCGTCCAGCTCCTCGGGCTCCCGGCAGAAGATGGCGATGTCGGGGCGCTTGTAGGAGCCGTCGGGAAAGCGTATGTAGACGTCGGCCACGTGGACGCACCCGCAGGCCTCGCCCTCCTTGGGGCGGATGCTACCTCGGATGCGGTCCACGGCCTTCTGGTGGCGGTAGGTGGGGTGGGCCTCCCAGAGGGGAAGCCCGCCCACCCACTCCAGCCTCAGGCCCACCTCGTCCGCCTCCAGGAGCTTCTTCAGCACGCCCTCATTCTACCCGGTGGACCATCCGCCCCTCCACCAGGGTGAGGACCGGCCACCCGGCCAAGACCCACCCGGCCCAGGGGGAGTAACGGGCCTTGGAGGCGAAGCGGGCGGGCTCCACGCGGGCCTCCTTGGGGTCCAGGAGGACCAGGCTGGCCTCGGCCCCCTCCTCTAGGTGGAGGGGCTTAAGGCCCAGGACTTCCCTCGGGCCGTCGGTGAAGAGGGCGACGAGGCGAGGGAGGGGAAAGCCCCGCTTCAGGTGGAGCTCGGTGTAGAGGAGGGGGAAGGCCACCTCCAGGCTGGGGATGCCGAAGGGAGCCCGGAGGAGGTCCCGCTCCTTCTCCGCCTGGGTGTGGGGGGCGTGGTCGGTGGCGATGGCGGTCAGGGTGCCGTCCAGAAGGCCCTCCAGAAGGGCTTCCCGGTCCTCCTCGGCGCGGAGGGGCGGGGCCACCTTGAAGATGGGGTCAAAGCCCTTCAGGGCCTCCTCGGTGAGGGTGAGGTGGTGGGGGGTGGCCTCGGCGGTCACCGGCAGGCCCGCCCGCCTGGCCTCGCGGATGAGCTCCACCCCCCGCCTGGTGGAGAGGTGCTGGACGTGGAGGCGGGGCGTGGCCTTGGAGCGCCTTAAGGCGTAGCGGAGGACCTCGAGGTCCCGGGCGATGCGGGCGGCCTCGGCCTCGGGGGGGTTGCCGGGAAGGCCCAGGCGGTGGGCCAGGGGCCCGTCGTTCATCACCCCCTGGCGCCTCAAGGAGGCGTCCTCGGCGTGCACCGCCACGGGGAGGCCCAGGGGGGCCGCCTGCAGAAGCCCCGCCGCCAGGATGAAGGCGTCCTCGTTGGTGCGGCCGTCATCGGTGAGGAGGACCGCCCCCGCCTCCTTCAGGCCGCCGGCCTGGGTGAGGCGCTCCCCCTCCTGCCCCACGGTGAGGGCGGCCCCCGGGTGGAGCCGGGCGAGGCCGAGGCGAAGCGCCTTGGCCTTCAGGGCCCGCACGGCCTCGGGGGTGTCCACGGGGGGCCTGGTGTTGGGCATGGAGACCACGTCCGTGTACCCGCCCCGAACCGCCGCCATAAGCCCCGAGGTCAGGTCCTCCTTGACCTCCTCGCCGGGCTCCCGCAGGTGGGCGTGGAGGTCCAGAAAGCCCGGGGCCAGGAGCTTGCCAGAGCCGTCCACCACCAAGGAAGCCTCCCCCCCTTCCAGGGAGAGGATCCGCCCCTCGCCGATGAGGACGTCGGCGGGGCCCCGGACGCCTTTGGCGTCCACCAGGTTCACGTTTTTGATCAGGATCATCGCTCCCTCCCCACGAGGAGGTGGTACAGCACCGCCATGCGCACGGCCACGCCGTTTTGCACCTGCCGGTTTACCAGGCTCCTCGGCGAGTCCGCCAGGGTGCCTTCTAGTTCCACGTCCCGGTTCATGGGCCCGGGGTGGAGGAGGGGGGCCTGGGGTTTGGCGAGCCCAAGCCGCCTTTCGGTGATCTGGTAGCGGGCGATGTAGTCCTCCAGGTTGACCAGGCCCGCCTCCATGCGCTCCTTTTGCAGCCTCAGCGCCATGACCGCGTCCGCTTCCTCCAGGGCCTCCTCCAGGCTAGGGGTGAGGCGGGCCCCGGGGAGGCTTTGGGGGAGGAGGGAAGGGGGCCCCGCGCACCAGACCTCGGCCCCCAGGAGGGAGAAAAGCTCCGCCCCCGACCGGGCCACCCGGGAGTGGAGGATGTCTCCCACGATGGCGATCTTCTTCCCCTCCAGGCTCCCCAGGGCCTCCAAGAGGGTGTAGGCGTCCAGAAGGGCCTGGGTGGGGTGGGCCCTCTGGCCGTCCCCCCCGTTCACCACCACCCCTTTGACCCAGCGGGTGGCCTGGTGGGGCACGCCGGCGGCGTCGGCCCGGATCACGTAGGCGTCCACGCCCATGGCCTCGAGGGTGAGCAGGGTGTCCTTGTAGCTTTCCCCCTTCTGCAGGCTACTGCTTTGGGCGGCGAAGGAGACCACGTCCGCCGACATCCGCCTGGCCGCCAGCTCAAAAGAGGTGCGGGTGCGGGTAGAGGGCTCAAAGAAGACCGTGGCCACGGTGAAGCCCTGCAGAGCGGGCACCTTCTTCACCGGCCTCTCCAAGACCTCCCGCATCACCCTGGCGGTGTCTAGCACGCTTTCCAGATCCGCCCGGGACCAGCCCTCAAAGTCCAGAAGGTGCCTCACGCCTCCTCCTTTTCCCAAAGCTCCACCCGGTCCTCCCCGTCCACCTCGGCCACCTTGACCTTCACCACCTCGTTTTTGGCGGTGGGCACGTTCTTGCCCACGAAGTCCGCCCGGATGGGAAGCTCCCGGTGCCCCCGGTCCACCAGGACCGCCAGGTAGATGCGCCTGGGGCGTCCTAAGTCCATGAGGGCGTCCAGGGCGGCTCTGGCCGTGCGGCCCGTGTAGAGGACGTCGTCCACCAGGACGATGGCCCTATTCGTCAGGTCAAAGGGGATGCGGGTCTCCCGCACCTGGGGCCGGTGGCCGATCTCCGAGAGGTCGTCCCGGTAGAGGGTGATGTCCAGGATGCCCACGGGGACCTCCTGGCCCTCAAACTCCTGGATGAAGCGGGAAAGGCGCTTGGCCAGGGGAATCCCCCGGGTGTGGATGCCCACCAGGGCCAGGCCCTCCACCCCCTTGTTGGCCTCCACGATCTCGTGGGCGATGCGGTAGAAGGCCCGCCGCATCTCCTCGGCGTTCATCAGCTCCGCCTTGAAGCGCACGCCCCACCTCCAAAAAAAGGGGAGGCCGAAGCCTCCCGGTTTCTTTCCTGTTGCCGCGTCCTATGTTCTCGCACTTTTTCCCCCTTTCCGGCCTCGCGGGACCGGATTAAAGGCCAGGCTCACCTTACACCCTAGGGTTCCACGATGCAACCCACGATCACCGCATTCCCCATGGCGCTCGTCATCCCGCAGAACCACAGGCTCCAAGGGGAGAGGATGGGCCAGATGCCCAGAACCAGGTTGGCCCGGTCCTGCCAGTGGCCCATAGGCGTTCCCCACTTTTCCACGCCCAGGTGGAATCCGCTTGCGTGCGCAAAAAGTGTTTACATCACCTTGGGGCGAAGGTAGCGCCAGGCGGTCCAGAGGAGGACGGCGGCGAAGACCAGCCTCAGGCCTCCCTCGGGCAGGAAGTGGGCCAGCTCTCCGCCTAGGAAGGTGCCCAGAAGAACTCCGGGCACCAGGCCCGGCACCAGGTTCCCTTCCACGTTCCCCAGGCGGAAGTGGGTGTAGGCCCCCACGAAGCTGGCGGGCACCATGGCCAGGAGGCTCGTCCCCTGGGCGGTGTGCTGGGCCATGCCCAGGAGGAGGACCATGGCGGGCACCATGATGGTCCCCCCGCCCACCCCCATCATCCCCGAGAGGAAGCCGGTGAAGGCCCCCGCCAGGAGGAGGGTGAGGCCCTGGACCACCTCACCCCGCACCAGACCCACGGGGGCCAGGTAGGGCTTGAGGAGGAGGAGGAAGGACACGAAGAAGAGGAACCAGCCGAAGGCCCGCCTGAGCCTGGCCTCCGGGAGGCTGTGGGCGTACCGGGCCCCGTAGCGGGCGGTGAGGATGGCGGTGATGGCCAGAAGAAGGCCCGCCTTCAGGTCCAAAGAGCCCTGGAGGCCGTAGGTGAAAGCCCCCATGAGGCCGGTGAAGAAGACGGCC encodes:
- the lon gene encoding endopeptidase La; translation: MKELRLELPVLPLRNTVVLPHTTTGVDVGRPKSKRAVEEALSGDRYIFLVTQKDPEVDDPTPEDLYPVGTLAVVKQAMRLPDGTLQVMVEARSRARMLSYVPAPYLRAIGEVLPEPPLEDPGLARVLVNEVQEAFERYLQNHKTLRLDRYQQEAVRSTLDPAVLADLVAHHATWPLEEKQAILETPGVEERLKKVLALLLRDLERFELDKKIAARVKEQMDQNQREYYLREQMKAIQRELGGGEDFLSEIEELRERIEKKGMPEAVKDKALKELKRLERMQPGSPEATVSRTYLDWLLEVPWTEADPDVLDIAITKRVLDEDHYGLQEVKERILEYLAVRQLTQGKEVRGHAPILCFVGPPGVGKTSLGKSIARSMNRRFHRISLGGVRDEAEIRGHRRTYIGALPGKIIQGMKQVGVVNPVFLLDEIDKLSSDWRGDPASALLEVLDPEQNHTFTDHYLDVPYDLSKVFFIATANTLATIPRPLLDRMEVIEIPGYTLQEKRAIARHFRWPFQVKEAGLEGRLEITDRALERIVQEYTREAGVRNLDRELSKVARKAAREFLESPWEGVKVVDAPDLEHYLGVPKYRPDKAEKEPQVGLAQGLAWTPYGGTLLTIEAMAVPGTGKVNLTGNLGEVMKESAQAALTYLRAHREEWGLPEGFHKEFDLHIHVPEGATPKDGPSAGITMATALASALTGRPVRMDVAMTGEITLRGKVLPIGGVKEKLLAAHQAGIYKVILPKENAPELKEVPEEILKDLEVTFVEEVGEVLRLMLLPAPLPPLSPGERPQPGAGA
- a CDS encoding quinone-dependent dihydroorotate dehydrogenase, producing MHRLLFLLEAERAHELTLKALALWSGCGPLLEVPARFLRVEDPRLRVEAFGLTFPNPLGLAAGMDKDARALGAWWALGFGYAEVGTLTPRPQEGNPRPRLFRLPEDRALINRMGFNNEGAEKAAQRLRAFRARGLPFPVGVNLGKNRDTPLERAFEDYLLALEVLEPYGDYFVLNVSSPNTPGLRALQEGPFLDELLAHLRPATPKPLLLKLSPDLSPEALDEALFLAKKHGLQGLVAVNTTTSREGLKSPLAREAGGLSGRPLKKRALEVLRHLAAGAESLHLISVGGIEGPRDVWERLKAGASLVQVYTGFVYGGPLFPRKLLKGLLRLMEAEGVRALQDLRR
- a CDS encoding Uma2 family endonuclease, which encodes MLKKLLEADEVGLRLEWVGGLPLWEAHPTYRHQKAVDRIRGSIRPKEGEACGCVHVADVYIRFPDGSYKRPDIAIFCREPEELDEAITQIPEAVVEVVSRGYEAKDLEIAPRFYLSQGVKDVVVFDPYTLLVLHLRRDGAYRHISPVELELSSCRLTV
- a CDS encoding dihydroorotase; this translates as MILIKNVNLVDAKGVRGPADVLIGEGRILSLEGGEASLVVDGSGKLLAPGFLDLHAHLREPGEEVKEDLTSGLMAAVRGGYTDVVSMPNTRPPVDTPEAVRALKAKALRLGLARLHPGAALTVGQEGERLTQAGGLKEAGAVLLTDDGRTNEDAFILAAGLLQAAPLGLPVAVHAEDASLRRQGVMNDGPLAHRLGLPGNPPEAEAARIARDLEVLRYALRRSKATPRLHVQHLSTRRGVELIREARRAGLPVTAEATPHHLTLTEEALKGFDPIFKVAPPLRAEEDREALLEGLLDGTLTAIATDHAPHTQAEKERDLLRAPFGIPSLEVAFPLLYTELHLKRGFPLPRLVALFTDGPREVLGLKPLHLEEGAEASLVLLDPKEARVEPARFASKARYSPWAGWVLAGWPVLTLVEGRMVHRVE
- a CDS encoding aspartate carbamoyltransferase catalytic subunit, which translates into the protein MRHLLDFEGWSRADLESVLDTARVMREVLERPVKKVPALQGFTVATVFFEPSTRTRTSFELAARRMSADVVSFAAQSSSLQKGESYKDTLLTLEAMGVDAYVIRADAAGVPHQATRWVKGVVVNGGDGQRAHPTQALLDAYTLLEALGSLEGKKIAIVGDILHSRVARSGAELFSLLGAEVWCAGPPSLLPQSLPGARLTPSLEEALEEADAVMALRLQKERMEAGLVNLEDYIARYQITERRLGLAKPQAPLLHPGPMNRDVELEGTLADSPRSLVNRQVQNGVAVRMAVLYHLLVGRER
- the pyrR gene encoding bifunctional pyr operon transcriptional regulator/uracil phosphoribosyltransferase PyrR codes for the protein MRFKAELMNAEEMRRAFYRIAHEIVEANKGVEGLALVGIHTRGIPLAKRLSRFIQEFEGQEVPVGILDITLYRDDLSEIGHRPQVRETRIPFDLTNRAIVLVDDVLYTGRTARAALDALMDLGRPRRIYLAVLVDRGHRELPIRADFVGKNVPTAKNEVVKVKVAEVDGEDRVELWEKEEA
- a CDS encoding SPW repeat protein: MGHWQDRANLVLGIWPILSPWSLWFCGMTSAMGNAVIVGCIVEP
- a CDS encoding sulfite exporter TauE/SafE family protein, whose translation is MSLLVGFLGGLFGGLVGLGGGTVMIPLMVGLLKLSQHKAHGTSLVAVFFTGLMGAFTYGLQGSLDLKAGLLLAITAILTARYGARYAHSLPEARLRRAFGWFLFFVSFLLLLKPYLAPVGLVRGEVVQGLTLLLAGAFTGFLSGMMGVGGGTIMVPAMVLLLGMAQHTAQGTSLLAMVPASFVGAYTHFRLGNVEGNLVPGLVPGVLLGTFLGGELAHFLPEGGLRLVFAAVLLWTAWRYLRPKVM